A part of Ascochyta rabiei chromosome 3, complete sequence genomic DNA contains:
- a CDS encoding Cerevisin, with the protein MRTTFAITGLLTLASTVFAAGEGFIGNTPSKFGNHSTETKEYIITFMRNETAQFRGVKKYLEELEIQDNDGDVVKWESTNDRIKVMVFAICDTHAQYLAKNYPEVNIVEEKVSVQSFGQKSAAPWGLQRISSDAGASGSPQSQDFTYSFSDENLGAGVDIYVIDTGVRTSHAVFTGRGTQGFSATGSSVDGDGHGTHVAGTAGGAKFGVAQGANIIAVKVLGDDGSGSSSDTIAGMDWVISNHEKRKTQPGFVGSIMSMSWGLQGTANSVDEVIASASEAGIHVSVAAGNDGTDACGSTPAHLGGSNSNVVTVGSVNIDNEVSTFSNIGKCVDIYAPGEQILSAWSTGDNIINFLSGTSMACPHTTGVMATLIAADPTGLGQNPAALKKKLLETARTSKVSGNLGGSANLLLSNGVNGSPAARLVKNYVVPERSGSPAARAAQKVNNGDLERWVVVSDDSPLRF; encoded by the coding sequence ATGAGGACTACTTTCGCCATCACCGGTCTGTTGACCCTCGCCAGCACCGTCTTCGCTGCAGGTGAAGGCTTCATTGGCAACACACCTTCCAAGTTCGGCAACCACTCTACCGAGACCAAGGAGTACATCATTACCTTCATGCGCAATGAGACTGCCCAATTCCGGGGTGTGAAGAAGTACCTGGAGGAACTAGAAATCCAGGACAATGACGGCGACGTTGTCAAATGGGAATCTACCAACGACCGCATAAAGGTCATGGTCTTCGCAATCTGCGATACCCACGCTCAGTACCTTGCCAAGAATTACCCCGAGGTCAACATCGTCGAAGAGAAGGTCTCCGTACAGTCCTTCGGCCAAAAGTCTGCCGCTCCCTGGGGTCTGCAACGCATCTCTAGTGACGCTGGCGCATCCGGATCACCTCAGTCTCAGGACTTCACCTACTCTTTCTCCGACGAGAACCTCGGTGCTGGTGTCGACATTTACGTCATTGATACTGGTGTGCGAACATCTCACGCTGTTTTCACTGGCCGCGGCACCCAGGGTTTCTCCGCTACTGGATCATCTGTCGACGGTGACGGCCACGGCACTCACGTTGCTGGTACTGCTGGTGGCGCGAAGTTCGGCGTCGCTCAGGGTGCCAACATCATCGCTGTCAAGGTCCTCGGCGATGATGGCTCTGGCTCGTCCTCTGACACCATTGCTGGTATGGATTGGGTCATCAGCAACCACGAGAAGCGCAAGACCCAGCCCGGTTTCGTAGGTTCCATCATGAGCATGTCCTGGGGTCTTCAGGGAACTGCAAATTCTGTCGACGAAGTCATTGCCAGCGCTAGTGAAGCTGGTATCCACGTTTCCGTTGCTGCCGGTAATGATGGCACTGATGCGTGCGGTTCAACTCCCGCTCACCTCGGTGGAAGCAACTCGAACGTTGTCACCGTTGGCTCAGTCAACATCGACAACGAGGTCTCCACTTTCTCTAACATCGGCAAGTGCGTTGACATCTACGCCCCCGGCGAGCAGATTCTCAGCGCGTGGAGCACCGGCGACAACATCATCAACTTCCTCTCTGGTACATCCATGGCCTGCCCTCACACAACCGGTGTTATGGCCACTCTCATCGCTGCCGACCCCACCGGCCTTGGCCAGAACCCGGCTGCGCTGAAGAAGAAGCTCCTCGAGACTGCCCGCACCAGCAAGGTTTCCGGCAACCTCGGCGGCAGCGCTAACCTGCTTCTCAGCAACGGTGTCAATGGCAGCCCCGCCGCCCGTCTTGTCAAGAACTACGTCGTTCCTGAGCGCAGCGGCAGCCCCGCCGCCCGCGCTGCCCAGAAGGTCAACAACGGCGACCTTGAGAGGTGGGTCGTTGTCTCTGACGACTCGCCTCTGAGGTTTTAG